One Centroberyx gerrardi isolate f3 chromosome 6, fCenGer3.hap1.cur.20231027, whole genome shotgun sequence genomic region harbors:
- the LOC139921210 gene encoding dicarboxylate carrier UCP2-like, giving the protein MVGVRTADLAPTASVKFFGAGTAGCIADLVTFPLDTAKVRLQIQGESKPSLNGQKLKYKGVFGTIKTMVKTEGPRSLYNGLVAGLQRQMSFASVRIGLYDSMKQLYTRGSENAGIGSRLLAGGTTGAMAVAFAQPTDVVKVRFQAQARLPDGESVKRYNGTIDAYRTIARDEGVKGLWKGCLPNITRNAIVNCSELVTYDIIKELILKYSLMTDNMPCHFTAAFGAGFCTTVVASPVDVVKTRFMNSVPGQYSSACNCAVTMLMQEGPTAFYKGFMPSFLRLGSWNIVMFVTYEQIKRGVMRAQQSWESPL; this is encoded by the exons ATGGTTGGTGTGAGGACCGCCGACCTGGCTCCTACAGCCTCTGTCAAGTTTTTCGGAGCCGGAACGGCCGGCTGTATCGCCGACCTGGTCACTTTCCCCCTGGACACAGCTAAAGTCAGACTGCAG ATTCAGGGAGAATCCAAGCCCTCCTTGAATGGCCAGAAGCTGAAATATAAAGGTGTGTTCGGCACCATCAAGACCATGGTGAAGACAGAGGGACCAAGGAGTCTGTACAACGGACTGGTGGCCGGACTGCAGAGACAGATGAGCTTTGCTTCGGTCCGCATCGGCCTGTACGACTCCATGAAGCAGCTCTACACCAGGGGATCAGAAA ATGCTGGAATCGGGAGTCGGCTGCTGGCAGGCGGCACTACGGGGGCGATGGCTGTGGCCTTTGCTCAGCCCACCGATGTGGTGAAAGTGCGTTTCCAGGCTCAGGCCCGGCTGCCTGACGGAGAGTCTGTGAAGAGATACAACGGGACGATCGACGCCTACAGGACCATTGCCAGGGATGAGGGCGTTAAAGGGCTCTGGAAAG GTTGTCTGCCAAACATAACTCGTAACGCTATAGTGAACTGTTCAGAGTTGGTGACCTACGACATCATTAAAGAGCTCATTCTGAAGTACAGTCTAATGACAG ACAACATGCCCTGTCACTTCACAGCAGCCTTCGGAGCAGGTTTCTGCACCACTGTGGTAGCGTCTCCGGTGGATGTGGTAAAGACCCGCTTCATGAACTCAGTGCCTGGCCAGTACAGCAGCGCTTGTAACTGTGCCGTAACCATGCTGATGCAAGAGGGACCCACTGCCTTCTATAAGGG ATTCATGCCCTCATTCCTTCGTCTGGGTTCCTGGAACATAGTGATGTTTGTAACCTACGAGCAGATCAAGAGAGGCGTGATGAGAGCGCAGCAGTCCTGGGAGTCTCCCCTCTGA